Proteins encoded within one genomic window of Candidatus Binataceae bacterium:
- a CDS encoding amidohydrolase family protein, whose translation MLKPIISADSHITEPPNTYIDYIEPRFRDRAPHLVRDDRKGDLFVIEGLSRPIPMGLVAAAGKPAESLTAFGVKFEELHRGGWDPEARMADQDRDGVAAEVIYPTVGMLLCNHKDYDYKKACFDAYNRWIAEYCAAHPDRLIGVGQTAMRSVEEGIEDLRRIKELGLKGVMMSGNPQVEDYDSPIYDPFWEAAIDLGLPLSFHILTSREDAIGRARGPKLNSFLSIIRGNQDIIGMLILSGVFERHPKLKIACVEADAGWVPHYMYRMDHAYERHRYWLTAGTISKMPSEYFRENIYLTFQDDWVAFQMKDMCNIRRLMWANDFPHSDSTWPHSQELLKKHTAHMSEEEKNWVLHDNVAELYHLGI comes from the coding sequence ATGCTCAAACCCATTATCTCGGCGGATTCGCACATCACCGAACCGCCAAACACCTACATCGACTACATCGAACCCAGGTTCAGGGACCGCGCCCCTCATCTTGTGCGCGACGACCGCAAGGGCGATCTGTTCGTCATCGAAGGACTGTCGCGGCCGATTCCGATGGGACTGGTGGCGGCGGCCGGCAAGCCTGCCGAGTCGCTGACCGCTTTCGGCGTCAAGTTCGAGGAGTTGCATCGCGGCGGATGGGACCCCGAGGCGCGGATGGCCGACCAGGACCGCGATGGGGTGGCCGCCGAGGTCATCTACCCAACGGTCGGAATGCTGCTCTGCAACCATAAGGACTACGATTACAAGAAGGCCTGCTTCGACGCCTACAACCGTTGGATCGCCGAGTACTGCGCGGCCCATCCGGATCGCCTGATTGGCGTGGGGCAGACCGCGATGCGCTCGGTCGAGGAAGGCATCGAGGATCTGCGCCGCATCAAGGAGCTCGGGCTTAAGGGCGTGATGATGTCGGGCAATCCGCAGGTCGAGGACTACGACAGCCCGATCTACGATCCGTTCTGGGAGGCCGCGATCGATTTGGGCCTGCCGCTCAGCTTCCACATCCTGACCAGCCGCGAAGACGCGATCGGACGCGCGCGCGGACCCAAGCTCAACAGCTTCCTCTCCATTATCCGTGGCAATCAGGACATCATCGGGATGCTCATCCTCTCGGGCGTTTTCGAACGCCATCCCAAGCTCAAGATCGCATGCGTCGAAGCCGACGCGGGCTGGGTGCCGCACTACATGTACCGGATGGATCATGCCTACGAGCGACATCGTTATTGGCTGACCGCTGGCACGATCTCCAAGATGCCTAGTGAGTATTTTCGGGAGAATATCTATCTGACCTTCCAGGACGACTGGGTAGCGTTCCAGATGAAAGACATGTGCAACATCCGGCGTCTGATGTGGGCCAACGACTTTCCGCACAGCGACTCGACCTGGCCGCATTCGCAGGAACTGCTCAA
- a CDS encoding amidohydrolase family protein, which translates to MDYDLKITGGTIIDGTGGPACGGEVGIKDRKIAALGEAPGRAATTIDARGRVVAPGFIDIHTHYDAQILWDRMMTISPWHGVTTVVMGNCGFGVAPTRAQHRGLIMRTLEKVEGMSLEALEAGLGYEWPFETFDQYLDAVERRGSAINVGALIGHTPTRLYVMGEESVERSASEEEIARMREIVRGALRAGALGFATSKSATHVGYSGKPVPSRRAEMAEITALANVLGEEGRGVIQATVGRELFLKEFADLARATGRTITWTALLAGMTGNNDGHRRLLAQSQELCEQGMRIIPQVACRPLNFEMTLKEPFIFESMSLFKQISAADFDGKMRVYADPEFRAAFKAKIGINSQGRFADRWERSWVSYYPGRPELEESNLAELARRRGTDPIDVMLDIGLETKLEARFRIALFNYEEDEVLALLNAKHTVVGLSDAGAHASQLCDACFSTYLMGHWVRERKAIPIERAVWMLTARPAEVFGISDRGRLAPGMAADVVVFDPDKIACGRLRRINDLPSGADRLVADGYGIDALIVNGTVLRRDGHDAIAPDGPLPGRLLRHGRAVA; encoded by the coding sequence ATGGATTACGATCTCAAGATAACGGGCGGTACGATTATCGACGGCACCGGCGGCCCCGCGTGCGGCGGCGAGGTCGGGATCAAGGACCGCAAGATCGCCGCGCTCGGCGAAGCGCCCGGCAGGGCCGCCACCACCATCGACGCCCGTGGACGCGTCGTAGCGCCGGGCTTCATCGACATCCACACCCACTACGACGCGCAAATCCTGTGGGATCGGATGATGACAATCTCGCCGTGGCACGGCGTGACCACGGTGGTGATGGGCAATTGCGGCTTTGGCGTCGCGCCGACCCGCGCCCAGCACCGCGGGCTTATCATGCGCACGCTGGAGAAGGTCGAAGGGATGAGCCTGGAGGCGCTCGAAGCGGGGCTCGGCTACGAGTGGCCCTTCGAGACTTTCGACCAGTACCTCGACGCGGTCGAGCGCCGCGGATCGGCGATCAACGTCGGCGCGCTAATCGGCCACACGCCCACCCGGCTGTACGTGATGGGCGAGGAATCGGTGGAACGATCTGCCAGCGAGGAGGAGATCGCGCGGATGCGCGAGATCGTGCGCGGCGCGCTCCGCGCCGGCGCGCTCGGCTTTGCGACCTCCAAGTCGGCGACCCACGTCGGCTACAGCGGCAAGCCGGTCCCCAGCCGCAGGGCCGAGATGGCCGAGATCACCGCGCTCGCGAACGTCCTCGGCGAGGAAGGTCGCGGAGTGATCCAGGCCACGGTCGGGCGCGAGCTGTTCCTCAAGGAATTCGCCGACCTCGCGCGCGCGACCGGCCGCACCATCACCTGGACCGCGCTGCTCGCCGGAATGACCGGCAACAACGACGGCCATCGCCGCCTGCTCGCCCAGTCGCAGGAGCTGTGCGAGCAGGGGATGCGGATCATCCCGCAGGTCGCCTGCCGCCCGCTCAACTTCGAGATGACCCTCAAGGAGCCGTTCATCTTCGAGAGCATGTCGCTGTTCAAGCAGATCTCGGCGGCCGACTTCGACGGCAAGATGAGAGTCTATGCCGACCCCGAATTCCGTGCCGCATTCAAGGCCAAGATCGGGATAAATTCGCAAGGCAGATTCGCCGACCGCTGGGAGCGCAGTTGGGTGTCGTATTACCCAGGCCGTCCGGAACTCGAGGAGAGCAACCTGGCCGAGCTGGCGCGCCGGCGCGGCACGGACCCGATCGATGTGATGCTCGATATCGGGCTCGAGACAAAGCTCGAAGCGCGCTTCAGGATCGCGCTGTTCAACTACGAAGAGGACGAGGTGCTCGCGCTGCTCAACGCGAAGCACACGGTGGTCGGCCTGTCCGACGCCGGCGCCCACGCAAGCCAGCTCTGCGACGCGTGCTTCTCGACCTACCTGATGGGCCACTGGGTGCGCGAGCGCAAGGCGATCCCGATCGAGCGCGCGGTGTGGATGCTCACGGCGCGTCCGGCCGAAGTCTTCGGGATTAGCGATCGCGGACGGCTGGCGCCCGGGATGGCCGCCGACGTGGTGGTCTTCGACCCGGACAAGATCGCGTGCGGCCGGTTGCGTCGGATCAATGACCTACCGTCAGGCGCAGATCGGCTGGTCGCCGACGGCTATGGCATCGACGCCCTCATCGTAAACGGCACCGTGCTGCGCCGCGACGGGCACGACGCCATCGCGCCGGACGGGCCGTTGCCCGGCCGCCTACTCCGCCACGGCCGCGCCGTGGCATAA